From one Desulfurobacterium thermolithotrophum DSM 11699 genomic stretch:
- a CDS encoding multiheme c-type cytochrome → MRGLMKLATIAAAGILSLGIYTTDAAAKYDYTNYSASGLSKESSQCLDCHRKATPFVVNDWKRSKHFYNGVGCYECHKTDESNPAAYDHYGFTISTLVTPKQCGVCHPKVAKEYMDSIHAHSGLISQKAEAKSGGNFAVIVMQMMGWDKNTVIPHQTTNGESTWDDIINDPCWPYAGVPNNLKTPRPKASAVIKIFANWGCYSCHGTKIEIAKKTKDKVVFDLRTWPMIGAGTINPDGTIGNCAACHPFHSFRLKIVRAGIGACGRCHESEDHPNYEMFGKSMHGAMFLSQFDEWNMDAPAIKAGQDYFAPTCGTCHMGAVYQGDKMIYAPTHNPASICKWKLGMWKLVFVRKAGRPHPGLPSVKYPTDGIKNRERAFAMCTQCHTKQWVANCFIGGDLTMGVLDYFRRVAFQVERDLEKAGLNTPLDRKIVRDIGAMAVRPTEIAMFHYAPGYIWWEGIYRVAFELVEWLESSVEPRLGADYVSKYVSWIKKHVKKVEKYKKKHHIH, encoded by the coding sequence ATGAGAGGGCTAATGAAATTAGCCACCATAGCAGCTGCAGGTATTTTATCACTTGGTATTTATACTACCGATGCAGCTGCTAAGTACGACTACACAAACTACTCAGCATCTGGTCTCTCCAAAGAGTCATCCCAGTGTCTTGACTGTCACCGCAAGGCTACACCATTTGTAGTAAACGACTGGAAGAGATCAAAGCACTTTTACAACGGAGTAGGATGTTACGAATGTCACAAGACAGACGAATCTAACCCAGCAGCATATGACCACTACGGATTCACAATTTCAACACTAGTAACACCAAAGCAGTGTGGAGTATGTCACCCAAAAGTTGCAAAAGAATACATGGACTCAATTCACGCACACTCTGGATTAATTTCCCAGAAAGCAGAAGCTAAGTCTGGTGGAAACTTTGCAGTAATCGTAATGCAAATGATGGGATGGGACAAGAACACAGTAATACCGCACCAAACAACAAACGGAGAATCTACATGGGACGATATAATAAACGACCCATGCTGGCCATACGCTGGAGTACCAAACAACCTCAAGACACCAAGACCAAAAGCATCAGCAGTAATTAAGATCTTTGCGAACTGGGGATGTTACTCCTGTCACGGAACAAAGATAGAGATAGCGAAAAAGACGAAAGACAAGGTAGTATTTGACCTACGTACATGGCCAATGATAGGGGCAGGAACTATCAACCCAGACGGAACAATAGGAAACTGTGCAGCATGTCACCCATTCCACAGCTTCAGACTCAAGATAGTAAGAGCAGGAATAGGAGCATGTGGAAGATGTCACGAATCTGAAGACCATCCAAACTACGAAATGTTTGGAAAATCAATGCATGGAGCAATGTTCTTATCTCAGTTTGATGAATGGAACATGGATGCCCCAGCAATAAAGGCTGGTCAAGACTACTTTGCGCCGACATGTGGAACATGTCACATGGGAGCAGTATATCAAGGAGATAAAATGATATATGCTCCAACCCACAACCCAGCTTCAATCTGTAAGTGGAAGCTTGGAATGTGGAAGTTAGTATTTGTAAGGAAAGCGGGAAGACCACACCCAGGACTACCAAGCGTTAAGTATCCGACAGATGGAATCAAGAACAGAGAAAGAGCATTTGCGATGTGTACCCAGTGTCACACCAAGCAGTGGGTAGCAAACTGCTTCATAGGTGGAGACCTCACAATGGGAGTACTTGACTACTTCAGAAGAGTAGCGTTCCAGGTTGAGAGAGACCTTGAGAAGGCGGGACTTAACACACCACTTGACAGGAAGATAGTAAGAGACATTGGAGCGATGGCAGTTAGACCAACAGAGATAGCGATGTTCCACTATGCACCAGGATACATTTGGTGGGAAGGAATCTACAGGGTTGCATTTGAGCTTGTAGAGTGGCTTGAAAGCAGTGTAGAGCCAAGACTTGGAGCAGATTACGTAAGCAAGTACGTATCCTGGATTAAGAAGCACGTGAAGAAGGTAGAGAAGTACAAGAAGAAGCATCACATTCACTAA
- a CDS encoding IS5-like element ISDeth1 family transposase, whose amino-acid sequence MPKLRKKPILSGMKAKRLNFHKVLNLSKTYMNRRGQAVLVYLYPFKTKRGRPKKYPDEIILTLLFLQVAWNLSFRDLEYLAVQIFGRENIPDFSTYYYRLKQLPSILLVDFLNFVSRRLLGKYHKELRFLIIDGTGFKYNEIYPLKILRGKEIKEVKSHVKVVVLSVHLKDGKRFILTALPGESYASEVKLGEKIVRWLNERGFIWRALKGKPFLGDKAYDSIKFIELVLLVGLKPYIKVRETLRKGIKSEIRLKCKELLESDEIYRFRGLIESIFGEVKQDVGSYEKTKSFHIAQLFVLAKFILFNMGVLFFVWMIFQTLSYPKKERLEMI is encoded by the coding sequence TTGCCAAAATTAAGAAAAAAGCCTATCCTCTCCGGTATGAAAGCGAAAAGACTAAATTTCCACAAAGTACTCAACCTATCAAAAACATACATGAACCGGAGAGGACAGGCTGTACTGGTATATTTATATCCTTTTAAAACCAAAAGAGGAAGACCCAAGAAATACCCTGACGAGATAATTCTTACCCTTCTTTTCCTCCAAGTAGCCTGGAACCTATCATTCAGAGACCTTGAATATTTGGCAGTTCAGATATTTGGAAGAGAGAATATTCCTGATTTTTCAACCTATTATTACCGACTCAAGCAACTACCTTCCATTCTCCTTGTAGATTTTCTGAACTTTGTCTCTCGAAGACTCTTAGGGAAGTATCATAAAGAACTAAGATTTCTGATAATAGATGGAACTGGCTTCAAATACAATGAGATTTATCCATTGAAAATTCTAAGAGGCAAAGAGATAAAGGAGGTAAAAAGCCACGTTAAAGTTGTTGTATTAAGCGTTCATCTAAAAGATGGAAAAAGGTTCATTCTTACTGCATTACCTGGAGAGAGTTACGCTTCGGAAGTGAAACTTGGAGAGAAAATAGTTAGGTGGTTAAACGAAAGGGGATTTATATGGAGAGCTTTGAAAGGAAAGCCATTTTTAGGAGACAAAGCTTATGACAGCATTAAGTTTATTGAGCTTGTTCTGTTAGTAGGCTTAAAGCCTTACATAAAGGTGAGAGAAACATTAAGGAAGGGAATTAAATCTGAGATTAGGCTTAAATGCAAAGAGCTTTTAGAATCTGATGAAATTTACAGGTTTAGAGGACTGATAGAGAGTATTTTTGGAGAAGTTAAGCAGGATGTTGGAAGTTACGAGAAAACAAAGAGCTTTCATATAGCTCAACTGTTTGTTTTAGCTAAGTTTATCCTCTTTAACATGGGAGTTTTGTTCTTTGTCTGGATGATTTTTCAAACACTCTCATATCCTAAAAAAGAGAGATTGGAGATGATATAA
- the rnr gene encoding ribonuclease R has protein sequence MNLEKGIFEALEKLNKPLKAREIAKFLGIPVEERAELREKLKELSKEGKLVKLKGAKYALPEKLNLIVGKLCVYREGYGFVDPINGGKGVFVPGRNMNGAMNGDIVAVEIVKEFKDGRKEGKIVSVIERAIKKVVGRVEKTRRYCFVIPEDKRIRYDILLTSEDCEKVENGDYVVAEIISYPSETRGPVGRLLENLGKTGPKLDIELIIRKYDLPVEFPPEALEEAEKISDVVIEEDLKGRVDLREQLCFTIDGENARDFDDAVAIEKLSDGNYKLYVHIADVSHYVKPGSALDREAYKRGTSVYFPDRCIPMLPEKLSNGICSLNPNVDRLTFTCEMVINKKGIVVDYKIYESVIHSKARLTYTIAQKIIDGDKEAIDKFPHVVESLKTMYELAQILYKKRYKRGSLDFDLPEPVVVLSTEGEPIDIYRAERLWAHRIIEEFMIAANETVAEYMFWTDYPSVYRIHESPDREKLQEFLNFVRSLGIRVPSVKNDIQPKMLQKILEEVEGKSEEKLVNYLMLRTMARAKYSPDNVGHFGLASTYYTHFTSPIRRYADLQLHRQVKMALNGEFNSENIPLWEEKLELICKHVTERSINADEAERDVIELKKLQFAKKHIGEVFEAMITGISEQGLYIETIEQLIPGFIHVANLRNDYYICIPKQYCLIGEKTRTIFRIGDRLLVRLINVDVENRKADFDFVRKLK, from the coding sequence ATGAACTTAGAAAAGGGTATATTTGAAGCTCTTGAAAAATTGAACAAACCTTTAAAGGCAAGAGAAATTGCAAAATTTTTAGGTATTCCTGTAGAAGAAAGAGCAGAGCTCCGCGAAAAGCTTAAAGAACTTTCGAAAGAAGGAAAATTAGTAAAACTCAAGGGAGCTAAATATGCTCTTCCTGAAAAACTAAATCTTATCGTTGGAAAACTTTGCGTTTACAGAGAGGGTTACGGTTTTGTAGACCCCATAAATGGAGGAAAAGGAGTTTTTGTTCCAGGCAGAAATATGAATGGTGCTATGAATGGAGATATAGTAGCTGTAGAAATTGTAAAAGAGTTTAAAGATGGTCGAAAAGAAGGCAAGATAGTCTCTGTTATAGAAAGAGCTATTAAGAAAGTAGTTGGAAGAGTAGAAAAAACAAGAAGATATTGCTTTGTTATTCCAGAAGACAAAAGAATTCGTTACGATATCCTCCTTACCTCAGAAGATTGTGAAAAAGTAGAAAATGGTGATTACGTAGTAGCTGAGATAATTTCTTACCCTTCAGAAACAAGAGGTCCTGTCGGAAGGCTTTTAGAAAATCTTGGGAAAACAGGACCGAAATTGGATATTGAGCTCATTATTAGAAAGTACGATCTTCCGGTAGAGTTTCCACCGGAAGCTCTTGAGGAAGCAGAAAAAATATCAGATGTAGTTATAGAAGAAGATCTAAAAGGAAGGGTTGATTTAAGAGAACAACTCTGTTTTACAATCGACGGGGAAAATGCAAGAGACTTTGACGATGCTGTTGCAATAGAAAAACTATCCGATGGAAACTATAAACTCTATGTTCATATTGCTGATGTTTCTCATTATGTTAAGCCTGGAAGCGCTCTTGATAGAGAAGCTTATAAGAGGGGAACAAGCGTATATTTTCCAGATCGTTGTATACCAATGCTTCCAGAGAAGCTTTCAAATGGTATTTGTTCTCTTAATCCAAATGTTGATAGACTTACCTTTACCTGTGAAATGGTTATAAATAAGAAAGGAATTGTTGTTGACTACAAAATCTACGAAAGTGTTATTCATAGTAAGGCAAGACTTACGTATACTATTGCTCAAAAAATAATAGATGGTGATAAAGAAGCTATAGACAAGTTTCCACATGTCGTTGAGTCTTTAAAAACCATGTACGAACTTGCTCAAATCCTTTACAAGAAGCGTTATAAAAGAGGTTCCCTTGACTTTGATCTCCCTGAACCTGTTGTTGTTCTTAGCACTGAAGGTGAACCAATTGATATCTATAGAGCTGAGAGACTTTGGGCTCATAGGATAATTGAGGAATTTATGATTGCTGCAAATGAAACAGTTGCAGAATATATGTTCTGGACAGATTATCCAAGCGTTTACAGAATTCACGAATCACCCGATAGAGAAAAACTTCAGGAATTCTTAAACTTTGTTAGATCCTTGGGAATAAGGGTTCCGTCAGTGAAAAATGACATCCAACCTAAAATGCTTCAAAAGATTTTAGAAGAAGTAGAAGGAAAGTCTGAAGAGAAATTAGTAAACTACTTAATGCTTCGTACTATGGCAAGAGCTAAATATTCACCTGATAACGTTGGTCATTTCGGTCTTGCCTCAACCTACTACACTCACTTTACATCACCTATTAGGCGTTACGCAGACTTGCAACTTCATAGACAGGTAAAAATGGCTCTCAATGGGGAGTTTAATTCTGAAAACATTCCTTTGTGGGAAGAAAAGTTAGAGCTTATCTGCAAGCATGTTACTGAAAGATCTATAAATGCTGATGAGGCAGAAAGAGATGTAATTGAACTTAAAAAGCTTCAGTTCGCTAAAAAACACATAGGAGAAGTTTTTGAAGCAATGATCACTGGTATTTCTGAACAAGGTCTTTATATCGAAACAATTGAACAACTAATTCCTGGTTTTATTCATGTTGCAAATTTAAGAAATGATTACTACATCTGTATCCCTAAACAATACTGTCTTATTGGAGAGAAAACTAGAACTATTTTTAGGATAGGAGATAGACTTCTTGTAAGACTAATTAATGTTGATGTTGAAAATAGAAAAGCAGACTTTGATTTTGTTAGGAAATTAAAGTAA
- a CDS encoding IS5-like element ISDeth1 family transposase, whose protein sequence is MPKLRKKPILSGMKAKRLNFHKVLNLSKTYMNRRGQAVLVYLYPFKTKRGRPKKYPDEIILTLLFLQVAWNLSFRDLEYLAVQIFGRENIPDFSTYYYRLKQLPSILLVDFLNFVSRRLLGKYHKELRFLIIDGTGFKYNEIYPLKILRGKEIKEVKSHVKVVVLSVHLKDGKRFILTALPGESYASEVKLGEKIVRWLNERGFIWRALKGKPFLGDKAYDSIKFIELVLLAGLKPYIKVRETLRKGIKSEIRLKCKELLESDEIYRFRGLIESIFGEVKQDVGSYERTKSFHIAQLFVLAKFILFNMGVLFFVWMIFQTLSN, encoded by the coding sequence TTGCCAAAATTAAGAAAAAAGCCTATCCTCTCCGGTATGAAAGCGAAAAGACTAAATTTCCACAAAGTGCTCAACCTATCAAAAACATACATGAACCGGAGAGGACAGGCTGTACTGGTATATTTATATCCTTTTAAAACCAAAAGAGGAAGACCCAAGAAATACCCTGACGAGATAATTCTTACCCTTCTTTTCCTCCAAGTAGCCTGGAACCTATCATTCAGAGACCTTGAATATTTGGCAGTTCAGATATTTGGAAGAGAGAATATTCCTGATTTTTCAACCTATTATTACCGACTCAAGCAACTACCTTCCATTCTCCTTGTAGATTTTCTGAACTTTGTCTCTCGAAGACTCTTAGGGAAGTATCATAAAGAACTAAGATTTCTGATAATAGATGGAACTGGCTTCAAATACAATGAGATTTATCCATTGAAAATTCTAAGAGGCAAAGAGATAAAGGAGGTAAAAAGCCACGTTAAAGTTGTTGTATTAAGCGTTCATCTAAAAGATGGAAAAAGGTTCATTCTTACTGCATTACCTGGAGAGAGTTACGCTTCGGAAGTGAAACTTGGAGAGAAAATAGTTAGGTGGTTAAACGAAAGGGGATTTATATGGAGAGCTTTGAAAGGAAAGCCATTTTTAGGAGACAAAGCTTATGACAGCATTAAGTTTATTGAGCTTGTTCTGTTAGCAGGCTTAAAGCCTTACATAAAGGTGAGAGAAACATTAAGGAAGGGAATTAAATCTGAGATTAGGCTTAAATGCAAAGAGCTTTTAGAATCTGATGAAATTTACAGGTTTAGAGGACTGATAGAGAGTATTTTTGGAGAAGTTAAGCAGGATGTTGGAAGTTACGAGAGAACAAAGAGCTTTCATATAGCTCAACTGTTTGTTTTAGCTAAGTTTATCCTCTTTAACATGGGAGTTTTGTTCTTTGTCTGGATGATTTTTCAAACACTCTCCAACTAA
- a CDS encoding sensor domain-containing phosphodiesterase, with amino-acid sequence MEENVLEAYNIAKSIYRNCKKENHNDEKIKNLIKEALRKHNSLNDQTYIFIDSIKGSIVLSPLLPTIERKNIWNENDEKEISVFKKFLTVVLYSPKNQGTVWTSERIYFVKLFKPYNWIVGGTSSQNLKEYIKECFKKHIKEHSSFNLFVVDLNDNKKDTVLSTNFLPRLKQVDKEKLRKGIFFNDKDRIYYVRLFPQWNLVVGSYVKKIDITKEIISLKEELLRKIKKGVLFAILVLLIILTISMVVILFLLKKLNFSLEEVLKKNRLLQRARRTLIIKVYKDELTKLSNRRKLEEDIRKIDPSKKVYFALINIRNFKELNELFGLTKGDEILSLFAKNLKKIVKKESKETNVYRIRGDRFGVLTCSKSLSDEFFIGFIKNLIKSLEEETFEIEGLKFKLDVTAGISTNKDNLIIKAEIAEQEAKKRNMNLYVFDKELQKIYQDLHKNIIVASKLKEAIKNDRIVPFFQPIVNLKTGEVEKYEVLMRVFDEEGKLLSPNEFLPIAKKTGIYLKLSKRLMEKALEIAKKRNIKISMNISSEDLASTEMKNWLLERVKNSGIAANICFEIVETEAFNSLEILKEFYSKIKELNAELSIDDFGSGYSNFEYISTIKPDYIKIDGSLIKKIPDSKEVEILTKHIVLFCKELNIKTIAEFVSSEEILRKVEELGIDYGQGFYLGKPTQLD; translated from the coding sequence ATTGAAGAAAATGTCTTAGAAGCGTATAATATTGCTAAATCCATTTATAGAAATTGTAAAAAAGAGAATCATAACGATGAAAAGATAAAAAATTTAATAAAAGAAGCTTTGCGAAAGCATAATTCATTAAACGATCAGACATACATATTCATAGACTCTATAAAAGGCTCTATCGTTCTAAGTCCTTTACTTCCAACGATAGAAAGAAAAAACATTTGGAATGAAAACGATGAAAAAGAAATTTCTGTCTTCAAAAAGTTTTTAACGGTTGTTCTTTACTCACCAAAAAATCAAGGAACTGTCTGGACAAGTGAAAGGATTTATTTTGTAAAACTCTTTAAACCATACAATTGGATAGTAGGAGGTACTTCTAGTCAAAACTTAAAAGAATATATAAAAGAGTGTTTTAAGAAACACATTAAGGAACATTCTAGTTTTAATTTATTTGTAGTTGATTTGAACGACAACAAAAAAGACACTGTTTTAAGTACTAATTTTCTTCCTAGGTTAAAACAGGTAGATAAAGAAAAACTTAGAAAAGGAATTTTCTTCAATGATAAAGATAGAATTTATTATGTTAGATTATTTCCACAATGGAATTTAGTAGTAGGAAGTTATGTTAAAAAAATTGATATAACCAAAGAAATAATAAGTTTAAAAGAAGAGCTCTTAAGAAAAATAAAAAAAGGAGTACTCTTTGCAATTTTAGTATTGTTAATAATTCTTACAATTTCTATGGTAGTAATTCTATTCCTATTGAAAAAATTGAACTTCTCTTTAGAAGAAGTGTTAAAGAAAAACAGATTACTACAAAGAGCACGAAGAACACTTATTATAAAAGTCTATAAAGATGAACTTACAAAGCTGTCTAATAGACGTAAGTTAGAAGAAGACATCAGAAAAATAGATCCTTCTAAAAAAGTATACTTTGCTCTAATTAATATAAGAAACTTTAAAGAACTTAACGAACTATTTGGTTTAACGAAAGGAGATGAAATTTTAAGTTTGTTTGCTAAGAACTTAAAGAAAATTGTTAAGAAAGAATCGAAAGAAACTAATGTTTATAGGATTAGAGGAGATAGGTTTGGCGTTTTAACTTGTAGTAAAAGTCTAAGTGATGAATTCTTTATAGGTTTTATAAAGAATCTTATAAAGAGCTTAGAAGAAGAAACTTTTGAAATAGAAGGATTAAAATTCAAGTTAGATGTTACAGCAGGAATATCAACTAACAAAGATAATTTAATAATAAAAGCAGAAATTGCAGAACAAGAAGCAAAGAAAAGAAATATGAATCTTTATGTATTTGATAAAGAACTTCAGAAAATATATCAAGATCTCCATAAGAACATTATCGTTGCTTCAAAATTAAAAGAAGCTATAAAAAATGATCGAATAGTTCCTTTCTTTCAGCCTATAGTTAATCTTAAAACTGGAGAAGTTGAAAAATATGAAGTTTTAATGAGAGTGTTTGATGAAGAAGGAAAGCTATTATCTCCAAATGAGTTTTTGCCAATAGCTAAGAAAACAGGTATATATCTAAAGTTATCAAAGAGATTAATGGAAAAGGCTTTGGAAATAGCTAAAAAGAGAAATATTAAAATTTCTATGAATATATCTTCAGAAGATTTAGCTTCTACTGAAATGAAGAATTGGCTCCTTGAAAGAGTTAAAAATTCAGGAATAGCTGCTAATATATGTTTTGAAATTGTTGAAACAGAAGCTTTTAACAGTCTTGAAATTTTAAAAGAGTTTTACTCTAAAATAAAAGAGCTCAATGCTGAACTATCAATTGATGACTTTGGAAGTGGATATTCTAACTTTGAATACATTTCCACCATAAAACCTGATTACATTAAAATAGATGGAAGTCTCATAAAAAAAATTCCTGATTCTAAGGAAGTGGAAATTCTTACTAAGCACATAGTTCTTTTCTGTAAAGAATTAAATATCAAAACTATAGCTGAATTTGTTTCCTCTGAAGAGATTTTAAGAAAAGTTGAAGAACTCGGTATAGATTATGGACAAGGATTTTATTTAGGAAAGCCTACTCAATTAGATTGA
- a CDS encoding IS110 family transposase codes for MSPPEIRDYSKEATFKGRRLDFSLGNKPRAWRLADASCRLIIVAGSAVLEYGNSSEAEVAKHKTYQGVEMKEKVEKTLYVGVDYHKNSFTAAYLDCLTGILNTKKYEAEELEKFKNHLTTFRKKGYSVKVAVETLTGVTFFTEEIRNCVDEITYVNTNKFKNILKGVNSAKNDRIDAETIAIYYEMGLLPTVYVPTRKEKELRIKMKERDSFVDMRKGVINRLHSLLLEYGIKTNKRELTTKKGMERIKEETKKKVPPSLRETIWRQIETIEYLTDKIRETEEDIKSFIGEDEELKGKVELLKSIPGVGDIVAIAFISAVCNEERFENGDKVAAYFGLVPRVNSSGDEVRNGRITKKGDSRTRNKIIQATRALLNSKLDNSVKRFYEGLVKKGLEKKKALIAAARKLVKVMFAVLRERRQFMDFVENKCNLCVGG; via the coding sequence ATGTCACCCCCTGAAATTCGGGACTATAGTAAAGAGGCAACCTTTAAAGGCAGGAGGCTGGATTTTTCCCTGGGGAATAAGCCCCGTGCGTGGAGATTAGCCGATGCCTCCTGCCGGCTAATTATAGTGGCGGGAAGCGCCGTATTGGAGTATGGGAATAGTTCCGAAGCAGAGGTTGCAAAACACAAAACATATCAGGGGGTAGAGATGAAGGAGAAGGTAGAGAAAACACTGTATGTCGGAGTGGACTACCACAAAAACAGCTTTACAGCAGCTTATTTAGATTGTCTGACAGGGATACTTAATACCAAGAAGTACGAAGCAGAAGAGTTAGAGAAATTTAAAAATCACCTAACAACTTTTAGGAAAAAAGGATATTCAGTAAAAGTTGCGGTAGAAACCTTAACAGGAGTAACATTTTTTACGGAGGAGATAAGGAACTGCGTTGATGAAATAACTTACGTTAACACTAACAAATTTAAGAACATTCTAAAAGGTGTTAACAGTGCTAAAAACGACAGGATAGATGCAGAAACGATAGCCATTTACTATGAAATGGGCTTACTTCCGACAGTTTACGTCCCGACGAGAAAAGAAAAAGAGCTAAGGATAAAGATGAAAGAGAGAGATAGCTTTGTAGATATGAGAAAAGGGGTAATTAACAGACTTCATAGCCTATTGCTTGAATATGGGATAAAGACAAACAAGAGAGAACTCACCACGAAGAAAGGGATGGAAAGGATAAAGGAAGAAACGAAGAAGAAAGTGCCTCCGTCATTACGAGAAACGATATGGAGGCAAATAGAAACAATAGAATACTTAACAGATAAGATAAGAGAGACAGAAGAAGATATCAAGAGTTTTATAGGAGAAGATGAGGAGCTTAAGGGAAAAGTAGAACTTCTAAAAAGCATACCTGGAGTAGGAGATATAGTAGCTATAGCCTTTATATCTGCCGTATGTAACGAAGAGAGGTTTGAAAACGGAGACAAGGTAGCGGCTTATTTTGGACTTGTTCCTCGTGTTAATAGCAGTGGAGACGAAGTTAGAAATGGAAGGATAACAAAGAAAGGGGACAGCAGAACGAGGAACAAGATTATCCAGGCTACGAGAGCGTTATTGAACAGCAAGTTAGACAATTCAGTTAAAAGATTTTACGAAGGGTTAGTTAAGAAAGGTTTAGAGAAGAAGAAAGCGCTGATAGCTGCGGCGAGGAAATTGGTTAAAGTAATGTTCGCAGTTTTGAGAGAGAGAAGGCAATTTATGGATTTTGTTGAAAATAAATGCAACCTCTGTGTTGGGGGTTGA
- a CDS encoding histone deacetylase family protein, whose product MKTAIIYDDVFLKHDLPKHPENSLRLKYFLKSLPQFDFPILKPKPVSFESLEAVHSKNYIDSVRLSCREYSPGFFDPDTYYNSYTYNSAVFAAGAVEKGVELLLNNKYETVFCAVRPPGHHAERDRAMGFCIFNNVAIGAVRALLLGIKKIFIVDFDAHHGNGTQHTFYINPKVFYFSTHQYPFYPGTGSKEENNEHILNIPIQEGSGDTKYKEVYGEIYRKSIETFKPEIILVSAGYDLHKDDPLSNLEVTDKGVRFILEQILLSAKELSIPILFTLEGGYNFHALERCGKITFQLLKSI is encoded by the coding sequence ATGAAGACTGCTATTATCTATGATGATGTATTTTTAAAACATGATTTACCTAAACATCCAGAAAACAGTTTGAGATTGAAATACTTTTTAAAGAGCTTACCTCAGTTTGATTTTCCCATTTTAAAACCAAAACCTGTAAGTTTTGAGTCTTTGGAAGCAGTACATAGTAAAAACTACATCGATAGTGTAAGACTATCTTGTCGGGAGTACTCTCCCGGCTTTTTTGATCCAGACACTTACTATAATTCTTATACTTACAACTCAGCAGTTTTTGCTGCTGGAGCAGTAGAAAAAGGAGTAGAACTTCTTTTAAATAATAAATACGAAACGGTTTTTTGTGCAGTTAGGCCTCCCGGTCATCACGCAGAAAGAGATAGAGCAATGGGATTTTGTATTTTTAACAATGTTGCAATTGGTGCTGTAAGAGCTCTTCTTTTAGGAATAAAGAAAATATTTATTGTTGACTTTGATGCTCACCATGGAAACGGTACTCAGCATACTTTTTACATAAATCCAAAAGTTTTTTATTTCTCTACTCATCAGTATCCTTTTTATCCAGGAACAGGAAGTAAAGAAGAAAATAATGAACACATTTTAAACATTCCAATACAAGAAGGTTCTGGTGATACAAAATACAAAGAAGTCTATGGAGAAATCTATAGAAAATCCATAGAAACCTTCAAGCCTGAAATTATTCTCGTTTCTGCTGGTTATGACCTTCATAAAGACGATCCACTCTCAAATCTTGAAGTTACTGATAAGGGAGTTCGATTTATATTAGAACAGATACTTTTGTCTGCCAAAGAACTTTCTATTCCCATTCTCTTTACCTTAGAGGGAGGATATAACTTTCATGCACTTGAAAGGTGTGGAAAAATTACATTCCAACTACTTAAATCAATCTAA
- the thiE gene encoding thiamine phosphate synthase, translating into MGIDFSLYVITDERFLNISNIAESVEKAILGGATIIQYRAKKKNTKEMYEEALVVREITKRYNIPFIVNDRLDLALAVKADGVHVGQEDLPVNAIKAIVGNDFIVGLSTHNLNQVKRANEEMLADYIGFGPVFPTTTKENPDPVTGTDLLCKAVRISKIPVVATGGINEKNVDDVLKCKPAGVAVVRAAFEKGDPYKNVLKLKRKAKELNWKKL; encoded by the coding sequence TTGGGGATAGATTTTTCCCTTTACGTTATCACCGATGAAAGATTTCTAAATATATCTAACATTGCAGAATCAGTAGAAAAGGCAATTCTTGGTGGTGCTACTATTATTCAGTATAGGGCAAAGAAAAAAAACACAAAGGAAATGTATGAAGAAGCTCTTGTTGTAAGAGAAATAACTAAACGTTACAACATTCCTTTTATAGTTAATGATAGACTTGATTTAGCTCTTGCTGTCAAAGCAGATGGTGTTCATGTTGGTCAAGAGGATTTACCTGTAAATGCTATAAAAGCCATAGTTGGAAATGACTTTATTGTTGGTCTTTCAACTCACAATTTGAATCAAGTCAAAAGAGCAAATGAAGAAATGCTTGCAGATTATATAGGATTTGGCCCCGTTTTTCCTACAACTACCAAAGAAAATCCTGATCCCGTTACCGGTACTGATCTTTTGTGTAAGGCAGTAAGAATCTCAAAAATTCCGGTCGTTGCTACAGGTGGAATAAACGAAAAAAATGTAGATGATGTTCTTAAGTGCAAACCTGCAGGAGTTGCTGTTGTCCGTGCTGCTTTTGAAAAGGGAGATCCGTATAAAAATGTTTTAAAACTAAAAAGAAAAGCGAAGGAACTAAATTGGAAAAAGCTATAG